The sequence below is a genomic window from Monodelphis domestica isolate mMonDom1 chromosome 2, mMonDom1.pri, whole genome shotgun sequence.
ggaactctaaattactccaccttacttagactgtactttagggtagataaagttgtaatcttctgattgaacaatgaaggtacttaactcttaccttatagtgaagctagaactttaagttaagtctattttaagatcttaatacaaaaagatgtgaagtaactataaaggttaaattactcacaaaaaggttaagtaactcacaaaaggtgaacttaacaaagaagtgttaagtaaactctaaagatataatctaatcaaagaagatgagaactaaaaagaatgggcatttagaggaggagacacaaggatgaaatatatattggctcatttcctctctccggGACCTTTTGTggcagagagttggctgatagcagcgTTCTGGGCCTTTTGGCaacttagcgtggctacaagctattgtctggttcagtggtgagtttctggctaagtttccctcctttacttttccaactctatcctcttagaagcctctaatcttcttcagagaccaaGAGGTAGGAATTttaaactccctctggcacaggccaggcaggagaaatcttatatcctcttcctgccttctccttaaattccttccctctatattaattaaattaccataaatttccagatttacttgggtattttatttgggatttcccctggcggccaattaaatctagattttaagtcacaaccttaAAATTATCTTAACAATATTTAGAAAAATCTGAATGCTAGCTGGCGATGGTGATGCCTAGATGGGCAGAGGGCCCCCCTCAAACCCATGCCACCTCCCAGTCTGGGGAATCTTCTCCAGAGCTCTAACACTCAAGAAGGTAGAGTTGGGGAAGATACAGTTGGGAAGGATAAGCTGCTTAGAAAGGGGCAAAGTCTGTGAGGAGGGTACCTAGTCATTTAGAGGCAAGCCACTCTGGGTAAGATGAGTGTGGAAAATTATATTGTTTGGAAAACTCATTAATTTTTATACTATTTAAATCTAACTTTATGTAACTAGATATTATGTGAACCTAGAGTATAGTCCTGACCTCAGTAACTCTCCAGGTATGTTGGAAATACACAGAAAAGAATTTTGGATCCTCGaatctgtagcataccaggtatattagcatgatggaagtattattgatgtattttttGTATCCTATGTATTCATTTATCAGACTCATGgccatgttacttattgattattgtattgccaaatcttcagtccaaaagacaaaaagaattcctgaacaggacattatttgccacagggtcctagcttaAACATTGTTAGATCATATGCCTTACCAAGTCACAAGCTTGATtagcctcctcctctttgattacgtgattgtcaattcaaccaatgttaaaaacTATGCCAAGCTCATTAGCTACCTCCTActtcacattcctaaactctccaataaaagtttgagggtGTGTTTAGAGctctctctcaattccatcagagTGGCACGGCAACAtgtagcccatattttttaattccttgtcTCTgaatctttattcctttgtctctctctttctttcctttatccatttcccctcagtttccaatctccttctcaggtgtccacccacgagAATTTTAAGAAGTTTACAGAATCCAATAAAAAAGATGTgcaagatgattctccaaaggacaatagaacttggggactTATTTAGCTTTTGGAGAACTGGGGCTGGGCTAACTAGCCAGGACTCTGATTCAAAAAGAGAAACTTAAACTTCTAAaccaaaaagggtacttaacatttgattatatctactagTCCCACCTGAGCTGGGATCATTAAGTAATTTAAGGTCTATTGCTATCTGAAACAGGTCAGTCTGGGTCTTCCCTCAGGTGAGTTCTCAAGGCACTGGGGCAATCTTGGGGCTCCCAAAAACCCAATTGACATCTCtatcctcagtttccaaatctataaagtgaggagaatagcacctgcctcccaaggttgttgtgtagtgctttgcaaatcttaaaatactatataaattcagggtattaatattattttaggcTAAGAGGTTCTAGTGGCAGTGATATAACAAAcgaaaacatagaaagaaaagatagtcaacaaaacaggTACACAGGTGAGAGCAGAAGgaatttcaaaagggaaaaaaggcaggagAGGTAGTTAGTACTACTTGTttaaatgtgtgtatattttataaaagtaaaacaaaacaaaataaaacaagttaTAAGCTGTTCCTTTGTAGAATCACAATTTCATAtgcaattttctatttttttcctttgtatatgGAAGGATTTACAATGGTGGTGTTATTACAATCATAATAAAATcattatgcaataaaaataattttgtgagaAATGACAATTGCAATGAGACAATATTCCAGAGTATGCTTAAAATTCTCCCCAAGAGGCAAAACTATATCACTGAAAATATATgttaacaaaataggaaaataaaattagtgAACTGAGTATatactacttttaaaaatcattacaaTTATGTAGTAGTTGGGATCTTTTTGtaaatgcaatatatatatatatacatacatatatatatttattttgttctttatatatgtcagtttgtgtaagtcttcctacatttttcaatattcttctgaaataaaatttaattaattttgagcCTAAGTAATTCCATCTTGGTTTTAGGAAATCACTGGACTACTAAATGACACAAAATTTAGATCAGAGTTCTGGTAAATAGCATGAAGCAATACCAGGATGGGTCAGAATGGTTTATTGATGGCAGCCAAGCGCAGCATAGAAGGGTTTGGACAGATGGACAGCAATTTATCTAGGACTGAGTTTCATTCTGCCCCTGCCATCCGTGGCAAAAGGGCAGGCTGGTATCCCAGGTGCGTAATAGATATGCCCTCTGGTTGAAGGCTAAGAGCTGTGGATGACATGGATTCACATATAGTTTCATGCAAAGGGCCCAAGTGATAGCTGTCTTATTACAAGTAGAGCATTAGGGTCAAGGGGCATGGAATAGCAAAGGGGGTAGATGGGAGGAGGTAGGTCTCCAAAGATTAAACAAGAAGGCCAATTTAGGATAAGGAAGGTAGAATTAAAACTTTGTGACATTATCAGGTTTACTAGAGAGTTTCAGCAGAACTGAGTGCCACTAAACCTTATGTGAACTACCATTTTATAATAAGAACTTGATCTTAGAGAGTAAGGGCATAGGCTCCTCTGACTACTTATTGTAGTTTGCTAAAATACAAAATGTGTAATAATACTTATCTACAAAAAACCCAATTCCCCCAAATCCCTATATCTGTATCtagtttaaatataaatttatttcaatAGTTAATTGCTTATCTATCATCAATATCCTGTTCTAATTACCATAGATCATCTATATCCTTCCTTACTTGTCTGTATCacataacttttttctttaataaccTTTCTCTTCtatattagtatcaattctgagatagaagagtcacaagggctaggcaacgggggttaaatgacttgctcttggtcacaaagctaggacgtgtccagggtcagatttgaaccctggacctcctgactccagtcctagtGAGGGAGGCCAGAGCAGGAAATCGCCCAGCCTCGGAAGGCCTGAACAGGGAGCTGCCTAGCCTTGGGAGcttcagaaccataaatatgcccaaaaccccagctgcagtgggtaccagctaaaggccaagaagaccccaataacataaaattgtcaaggTCCCAAGAATTGTATGAAGcagataagggctgaggggagccatacATGCCAGCAATgttccaacaatggtatgtagcagataaggggctagaaggggggccatacatgctggaaagtacttaaggcccagcctttcagaagcaacttggaactcgtTTAGCTGAGTTCCCACTAGTGGGTACtagttcaataaatggcccttTGCCTGATTACATTGTctatgggtcttccttggtggtgggtgaaatcccggaccttaacactagcactttatctactgtgctccCTGGCAGCCCTGTATCTGGAACTTTTCAAAGCTGATGTTTCTTAACCATTTGGTTTAGTTTTCTCATGTATCCCTTGTGTCTTGGTGTCAAATCCAAGTAGAATAAAAgaagcattgattttttttttgctttcctgtgAGGAAaaaagtatatgtgtgtatacatatatacatgtgtgtgtgcatatatgttaCAGAAACATATATTCACACCTATGTAAAGAAAGCCTGCATTCCTCTAAAGaggtggaaaaaataaattatagatatgtatgtgtgagtgtgtatacatgtatgtatatacctatatCCAATTCAGAATGACTTTCAAGAAAGGCCTCTTgggcatctagcacagtgcctagggtgccaggcctggagtcaagaggtttcaaatttgacttcaaatacttcctgtgaacctgggtcagtcacttagtCCTGATTGCCtcgcccttgctgctcttctgcctttgaatcgataactaatatcaattctaaaatagaaggaagggttttaattttttttaaaggagatgaATAagcccttttattttttccatttcacaaATAGACCAGCTGAAATacttttttgggggtttttttgtgtgtgtttcccaatttcaaaaattttttctgTAAGACAGCTCACTCCTGAGATATGAATATTATACCACAGAACTGTAAGAAGGGTTTGAAATTATGGAAGCCAGGACTCTGCAAGTAAAGCACtgctttccaattattttttgctAGGTAATGGAAGTTAGTCAGGCAAAAAGCACTTATTTCTGAATATTTGACAGGTACTGGCCTGAGCtctaggaatagaaaggaatcaACTCCATACCCTAGGAGCTCCAATTCTAATGGGAGACATGACATGCAAATTGTTAGGGTCCGAGTTGCAGACCACCCAAGGAGCACATgaagacaatgcaattcaagcaaGGGAAAGCCTTTATTACTAGCACGCTATCACTAGCATGCTAGGGGAAAGCTCAGCCAAGCAGTTCTGTCCTCCCAGAGTTGGGACCCTACATATATACTTCACAATATGACTTAACCTGGATCATTGTTTAAACCCTAGAGCACTTTATGGCTAGTTATTTCGCTGAAATGTTGCAACAGTCCTGAAACACCCTACGGTCAGTTATCTGCTGAAATGTTTGCAACTGGGCAGCATAGCTGGAGGATGTGTTTATCAGATGGGTTGGAGGTCCTGTGCCCTTTTCCCTTTACTTCAAAATAACTATGTATATTGAAGCTATATCCAGGGTATATAGAAGGAAATTTCAGAGAGGAAACACCAGCAGGGACAGGAGATCAAGAAAAGTTTCTTGcagagtgtcaacatggaatttaggaatcccaaacttgtggcctagtgagatctgatgaaccccaattttcaggactagcttgtagaatggagaccccaaaacttgtacttgttccctgttcccatgggaatccaccctgaagggaatcccaagttagcagtttcagactgagtgggggaccctcagagAAATGagaatcctggttgggtgagataagcatatgctaaggaccctcattgttttaggtagtctcccctattttATTAGAACCTTTCCTaggaagatccacacctgagcaggaaccatccttccgtatctattgtaagcagccccttcttaTGCTCttgcctctagctatgattcctttaccaagcttgattgtatcctgtcagtgtagtttaaacactcccattttccttgtagccatagtgatgtcaatcatctttccctgcccctggatttcccaaatggtatataggtttcccaaattcttttgttcctcagagtccatcctgagtcagtggcactcccaggggctagtgaccagggcatcttgactctgtgcagtcttggggagcagctctgttgtcgtatttaGTAGcaataaccccttttcccttgattaaagagtgattttgactaatgtgttttttctagttgacaagaggaagagatttgaacttagtcttttttttttttaaaccctcaccttccatcttggagtcaaatactgtgtattggctccagggcagaagagtggtaagggctaggcaatgggggtcaagtgacttgcccagggtcacacagctgggaagtatctgaggccagatttaaacctaggacctccagtctctaggcctggctcccaatccactgagccacccagctcccccttGAACTTAGTCTTGAAGGAAGCAGAGGTAAAGAACATTTAGTTTTGGAGGATAGACAGTGAAAAGGTATTGGAAGTTGGAATGTGTGTATGCAAGGAACTACAAATAGAGCAGGCAAGCCTTGCTGGATGATTAGAATAGGGAATGAAATAAAGTACAAATGGATTGGAAAAGTAAGAAGGGACAAGGTAGCAAAGGACTTTATATGCTAAAGAGAGGATTTTTAAATTCTAGGGATCCAGACCTACAGAAAGTTATTGAATCTCCCTCCTTCAAGGCCTTCAGATAGACTCCATTCAGAAGTCCATATCTGAGGATTTCAAATATGTTAAATAATGGATTGAGGCTTTTGAATGTAAAATAGCTACTACTTTAGTAGTAACAGAaacttgtatttttaatttatttttaaattgaattttatttttccaattacatgtagaaacaatttttgacaattgttttcttacatttttgattcagagtctctctctcctttcctttccctgtaAAGGATGATTTGTAATtaaattccaacagttccttttttgGCTATGAATAGTggctgttttgtttgtttttttcaatcatGTATCCTTTCAGATTATCTAGGAACCTTATTTGCCTGATAATAATTTAGATTTTCACAGTTGATAACGatatttttgttactatataAACTGTTCTCCAGGTTCGATTCACTTCATTTTGgatgagttcatataagtctatCCTGGTTTTTCTtaactcatcttgttcatcatttcctgtggtgcaataattttccattacaaccttaaaccacagtttgttcagccattccccagatgATGGACACCACCTaagtttcaaattttttgccactacaaaaagagatactaaaaatattttggtataaatcCTTTCCTTGCTGTCtctgatgtctttgggatacagacccagtggAGGTATAgctgagtcaaaagatatccatGGTTTTCTGGTCCCTTAGGCAAGGTTCCACATAGCTCTCCAAAATTACTGTATCAGTCTTAAGAaccttttatattatatatatatatatctaaatatatatatatatatatatttgggggggggtactTCTTAGATAATATCAAATGAGAAGAGGGAATCATGTCAGAGGTCAAATTATCAACAATCTTTTAAATATTCTTCTAACCCAGAAACTGTGCTGTCTGTATAATGTACAGAATTTGGTTTAAAGTTGAAAGAATGATGTATGAATACCAAAACTCTCAAAAATTTCAAATACCTTGTAGGTCTTTTGATGATTAGAAGTGAAATACCAGAAATTATCTGCAAATAAAATCACCCAAGAAGAGCTCTAAGCCAACAGATACTTATTTACACTTAACTATATATTAATGTGTGACAATGCAAAGGAAATAGGCAGGAAATAAATCACCACTTCTATGAGATCACAATAATTGGATAATAATCTTCACATTATTCACATAAGGACTAAATAATTCATTATTAGTGCAGACATCTACTCAAATAGAGTAGGGGTCAGATTATTTCTCACAGGTAGATACTATAAAGATTACACGAGTTTTTGCCTCAAGAAATAGAGGCAGGTTGATGTGATTAGGTCGTGATTAGGAGCCTACTAAATCTTATTAAGTCAAATTGAGAAGGCATTGGGGGAATCCTTATCTAGGGCACCTTCACGAGGGGTGTCGGGCCCCGTATGAAAACCCAACCCAGAAACAAGAAAGGGCCATTGCAGATACTGTTAACGACTGAGCCGGCAGATAAACTTCAAAGTTATTCTCTCACGGATGTGTTTTTCAGGGTTAATAGGTCAAAAGCCATTGGGGTTCGCTCCTggaccctctttccctccccttggaGATGGAAGAAAGCAAGGGAGAGTATGTCCACGACGCGGGGTGGATGTGCCTGGCGCCCAGGCTGGGCAGCCACAGGAGCACGCGTTCGAAAGGTGCCACGTCTGGCTACCTGTCGGACTGGCTGATTAGGGCCTCAGAGCTGCCCGGACTCTGTACCAAGGAGAGGAATGAATGATTCTGTTGTGGGGTTGCAACTGTGGGGCACAGGCTCCCGGAACTCGACTGTGTGTTCAGAAAAGCGGGGTCGGGGGAGGGGGGGTTCTCTTTTAGGGTGTAAAGCCCTCCCTCCGTCCGGTTTGAGATCGCTTCAGCTAAGAGAGACAAGAAAGCTAAGCAGGTCCTGGGACGCTTCAGGACGACCAGCAGCCCGCAAgcccttccccttttctcccgCCCGGGCGCGAGTTGAGAGACAAGAGGCGCCCCGGGGCAGCAGCCCCAAAGAAAGCAAGTCAACTAGCGGCGTCAGCTCTTTCTCAGTGAGAGAAGTGGGTGGCTCTGAAAAGAGCCGTTGTGTGTTGGGGGACATCGAGATATCCCGGGACTCCACGTCTCCAAGTTACTTGGAGCTGGTGTACTTGGTGACGGCCTTGGTGCCCTCCGACACGGCGTGCTTGGCCAGCTCCCCGGGGAGCAGCAGGCGCACGGCCGTCTGGATCTCCCTGGAAGTGATGGTGGAGCGCTTGTTGTAGTGCGCCAGACGGGAAGCCTCGCCGGCGATGCGCTCGAAGATGTCGTTGACGAAGGAGTTCATGATGCCCATGGCCTTGGACGAGATGCCCGTGTCCGGGTGGACCTGCTTCAGCACCTTGTACACGTAGATGGAGTAGCTCTCCTTGCGGCTGCGCTTGCGCTTCTTGCCGTCCTTCTTCTGGGCCTTCGTAACGGCTTTCTTGGAGCCCTTCTTCGGAGCCGGAGCCGACTTGGCAGGTTCGGGCATGATGGCAGACGCTCAAGTTTGCAAGAGAAGCAAGAGCAGGAGAGAAGAGTGGAGCAGACAGCGAGCAGGAGAAGCTATTTGTAGGACCCCTATTCAAATGAGGAATGACCGACTCCCCTGGCTGA
It includes:
- the LOC100018739 gene encoding histone H2B type 2-E, translated to MPEPAKSAPAPKKGSKKAVTKAQKKDGKKRKRSRKESYSIYVYKVLKQVHPDTGISSKAMGIMNSFVNDIFERIAGEASRLAHYNKRSTITSREIQTAVRLLLPGELAKHAVSEGTKAVTKYTSSK